The following DNA comes from Microbacterium foliorum.
CGCTAGCCGCGACATATCGAGGGGGCGAACGGCGATGACACCTTCGGAGACTGCCTCGAGGATGACGTCTCTCCCGCGTTGCGTTCTTGCGATCAGCGCGCTCATGCCTGCGTCCTCGGCGAATTGCGGGTAGCCCCGTTCGTCTGTCGCCCAGGAGTCGGCCGATACGATGTCGGCAGATTCGCCCACACCGTCGACGCAGACTTTGCAACGCCATTGAGTCGTCGGTCCGAGAGTGCTGCCCCAAGAGCTCTCATACTCCGCGTCCACGCGATTCTCACCCGATACAGCGGTGAACCGACCCGGCCATCCCTGGCCGCGGTACCAGAGGTCATCGACTTTCGATTCCGGCGGCATGCCCAAAGACGACAGGAGAGTGTCCGTAGCCTTCTGGCTGGGCGTCCCGGCGCAGAAGAACGAGAGAATGAGCGGAGCGTTGGTGCCGCTGCCGGCAAAGGCGCGCAGCGCTGATGCCTCGCAGGGCTTGGCGGTGACCGCCGAGGCGGTGAGCGCATCGGGGTGAGACAGGGTGGCAAGCGGCGCGTAGCGTGAGCCGGCTGCGGCGATTGCCTGTTCTCTGGTCATGATCTTCACGGCGACGGAGCGCCGGGGTTCCGCCGGGTCCTTCGCACCGCCGATGATGCTGGCTGCGCGCCCGGTGGCCACAAGCCAGGAGTGCAGGGCCGTGAGCGCTCCTCCGCTGCTGCCAGCGAACCGCACCTCCTCGTCGACAGCCCACGCCTCCCACGCTTCGACATAGTCGCCGAGCAGATCGTGACGGTGACGCCCGGGGATCCGTGGCGCACGAACGATCACACCTGGACACGACCTGTCGAACAGGCGCTGGGCATCGTCGATCTCGTCGGGCGCTCCGATCGAGACAGGCCGCAGGTACCCGTCCGCGTCGTAATCCATCCGCAGCGCTCGGTCGAGATGCGTGCATAACCCACAGCCACTGCATGCGTCGCGACTGACGACCTCGTCTACCCGAGTGCGCACCCCGCTCACGCGAGCTGCTCCAGCCTTTGTGCGACGGAACCGAGGAGGGATCGACCCGTGGCTCGGGCATCGACGGCGCGCTGCGCGAGACCCGGCGCCCTGACCTGGGCCATCACTGCGTGAAGGCCCAGATCCCGGTCATCCAGCGGAACCACGTGCTCCCAGCCCAACTCGCTCATCAATGGCCGGAATTTGCGAGAGTAGGCCATCGCGACGGCTGGCGTTCCGGTGGACAATGCGTTCAGGCACGCGTGCATCCGCGCCCCGATGACGAGCTCGGAGCCGGCAATCACTGAGCGAGCATCTTCGAGATCGATCGGCACCCGCACGTCGATGAGACCGTCGAACTCCTTCTCGAGTTCTCGCGAGACGGGCACGTCGTTGTCAGGGTCGTGAGAGTCGAGGACGTGGGGGAGCAGGGTCACCCGGCGTCCTTCCGCGATCAGGGCGGGAATGAGTGAGCGGATGAGTTCCCGGTAGCGCTCGCTGTCCACGTGATCGCTCCCTCGCCACAGCAATCCGGACACGTTGAGGAGCACGTCCGACAATTCTCCGGTCGTCGCTGGCTGGTCGATTCCGAAGACCAGGTCGGTGGCGCTGACGTCCACCGGGCGGCCTAGCCGAGCCGAGGCCGCTGCGCTGATCGGGTCTCGCGCGAACACGAGGGAGGACCGCCGCAGATTACGTCGTGCGAGCAAGCGGCCCTGCCTGCTCGTGAACGGGCCGATCGTCTGCGGAGCAAGGGCGGTGGTCATGCCGGTCTGGCTGGCGAACTCATGGACGAGCGACATCTTCGCATGGCGCTCCGCGCCATAGATGTCAGCGAAGCTGTCCCCGGAGCGAGTGTCCCAGAGGAGATCGAATTGCGACAGCCAATCCATCATTCCTGCCCGCCCCAGCACACGCTCCTTGACAAGCGATCGCGGACGGCCCCACGGGATGGACTGCGGGCGGTTGCCGAAGTCGATGAGCGTGAATTCGGCGTCCGGCCAGACGCGACGGAGCAAATCTACGGAGCCGCGGCCCAGTGCTCTCACTCCGAGGTTGGGCGATGTGTCCCCAGCCCATGCAACCAGTACTCGCACTGTTTTCCTCCCCAGGATGACCGTAGCCACCGGTCACATTATACCGTGGCGGTCGTTCGGGGTTCCTATATTGCAGGGCGCCGAGTGGCCCCGCCGAGTATCTTCTCCACCCCGCGCGCGAACGGGCGGGGGGCTTGGAACAGCCACCTGATGGGGATGCGCTCTTTCCACAGAGCGAGCGCCCAGCCGACGAGCACCGCTGCTACGAGGTTGATGCAGGCAAGTATCAACGGTTGCAGATGGTCGCCCGCAGCGAGGGTGACGAGTGCCATCACGGGGAAGTGACTGACGTAGAACACGATCGAGGATCGTCCGACGAACCGCAGCATCGGTTGCCCACGGCCCCGGCGCTCGAGTCGGGAGAACAGGGCAGCGCACAACAAGGCTCCGGCGACGCTGATCGGCGCGCCCCATACCGAATACTGCAGTTGGTCCGTCCACAGGCATGCCGCAATGCCGAAACCGATC
Coding sequences within:
- a CDS encoding polysaccharide pyruvyl transferase family protein codes for the protein MATVILGRKTVRVLVAWAGDTSPNLGVRALGRGSVDLLRRVWPDAEFTLIDFGNRPQSIPWGRPRSLVKERVLGRAGMMDWLSQFDLLWDTRSGDSFADIYGAERHAKMSLVHEFASQTGMTTALAPQTIGPFTSRQGRLLARRNLRRSSLVFARDPISAAASARLGRPVDVSATDLVFGIDQPATTGELSDVLLNVSGLLWRGSDHVDSERYRELIRSLIPALIAEGRRVTLLPHVLDSHDPDNDVPVSRELEKEFDGLIDVRVPIDLEDARSVIAGSELVIGARMHACLNALSTGTPAVAMAYSRKFRPLMSELGWEHVVPLDDRDLGLHAVMAQVRAPGLAQRAVDARATGRSLLGSVAQRLEQLA
- a CDS encoding Coenzyme F420 hydrogenase/dehydrogenase, beta subunit C-terminal domain, which gives rise to MDYDADGYLRPVSIGAPDEIDDAQRLFDRSCPGVIVRAPRIPGRHRHDLLGDYVEAWEAWAVDEEVRFAGSSGGALTALHSWLVATGRAASIIGGAKDPAEPRRSVAVKIMTREQAIAAAGSRYAPLATLSHPDALTASAVTAKPCEASALRAFAGSGTNAPLILSFFCAGTPSQKATDTLLSSLGMPPESKVDDLWYRGQGWPGRFTAVSGENRVDAEYESSWGSTLGPTTQWRCKVCVDGVGESADIVSADSWATDERGYPQFAEDAGMSALIARTQRGRDVILEAVSEGVIAVRPLDMSRLAGAQPLQTTRRRYLLARLIGSRLAGRVPPRYRRFRFFTEGLRDPRTFVRVLRGTRRRVRQAMRQS